In Psychrobacter immobilis, a single genomic region encodes these proteins:
- a CDS encoding glyceraldehyde-3-phosphate dehydrogenase yields the protein MFLVSNADTLRQLHQDHLSNYNNQEQQAIELMGLLNKLYNEQDVQVTLFGDTLNTTSVGQILALHQKVALRNQEAKSIDIADTLAMVKALAANDKLQSAQVDVGQLIANDSDLQAALQAVNSDDTTVNPATDVVLYGFGRIGRILTRLLLSQASSAKGMQLKAIVVRPAAAGDLAKRASLLERDSIHGSFAGGVVVDDENNGLIINGRFVQVIYAKDPSEIDYTTYGINDALVIDNTGIWKDEAGLGKHLQSTGVKKVLLTAPAGGEIKNVVYGVNNDTVGEDTIVSAASCTTNAITPTLKVLNDEYGIENGHVETIHSFTNDQNLIDNYHKADRRGRSAVLNMVITSTGAAKAVGKALPELSGKLTGNAIRVPTPNVSLAILNLNLKTAPENADALNEFMRKVSNSSQWQTQIAYTDSTEAVSTDFVGDTHVGIVDAQATILTDNHAIVYIWYDNEVGYSTQVLRLATQMAGISYTQIPA from the coding sequence ATGTTTCTCGTGAGCAACGCTGATACCTTACGCCAATTACATCAAGACCACTTAAGCAACTACAACAATCAAGAGCAACAAGCGATTGAGCTGATGGGGCTATTGAATAAGCTCTATAATGAGCAAGACGTACAAGTAACCTTGTTCGGTGACACGTTAAATACGACGTCAGTTGGTCAAATATTGGCATTGCATCAAAAAGTAGCCTTGCGTAACCAAGAGGCTAAATCTATTGATATCGCTGACACTTTAGCCATGGTTAAAGCGCTAGCGGCTAATGATAAGCTTCAGTCTGCACAGGTTGATGTTGGTCAATTAATCGCTAATGACAGTGATTTGCAAGCAGCACTTCAAGCCGTTAATAGTGATGACACTACTGTTAATCCGGCGACTGATGTCGTGCTATACGGTTTTGGTCGTATCGGTCGTATCTTAACTCGCCTGCTATTATCACAAGCGTCAAGCGCTAAAGGTATGCAGTTAAAAGCCATCGTCGTCCGTCCTGCGGCAGCGGGCGATTTGGCCAAGCGCGCATCATTGCTAGAGCGTGATTCGATTCATGGTAGCTTTGCTGGTGGCGTGGTGGTTGATGATGAAAACAATGGCTTGATTATCAATGGTCGCTTTGTTCAGGTCATCTACGCTAAAGATCCAAGCGAGATTGATTATACGACTTACGGTATTAATGATGCGTTAGTGATTGACAATACGGGCATTTGGAAAGATGAAGCGGGTCTTGGTAAGCATTTGCAATCGACTGGTGTGAAAAAAGTCCTATTAACAGCCCCAGCTGGCGGTGAGATTAAAAACGTTGTTTATGGTGTAAATAACGATACAGTCGGTGAAGATACCATCGTCAGTGCGGCGAGCTGTACCACCAACGCAATCACCCCAACGTTAAAAGTATTGAACGATGAATACGGTATCGAAAACGGTCACGTTGAAACGATTCACTCATTCACTAACGATCAAAACTTGATTGATAATTATCATAAAGCGGATCGCCGTGGTCGTAGTGCTGTATTAAATATGGTTATTACCAGTACGGGTGCTGCTAAAGCGGTTGGTAAAGCACTGCCAGAGCTTAGTGGTAAACTAACGGGTAATGCCATCCGTGTACCAACGCCAAACGTCAGCTTAGCGATTTTAAACTTGAATCTTAAAACAGCACCAGAAAATGCTGATGCATTAAACGAGTTTATGCGTAAAGTATCTAATAGCAGTCAGTGGCAAACACAGATTGCTTATACAGATTCTACCGAAGCGGTATCGACGGATTTTGTTGGTGATACCCATGTAGGTATCGTTGATGCCCAAGCGACTATTTTGACCGACAATCATGCCATTGTTTATATCTGGTATGACAATGAAGTTGGCTATAGTACGCAAGTATTACGTTTAGCCACACAAATGGCAGGCATCAGTTATACACAGATTCCAGCTTAA
- the cgtA gene encoding Obg family GTPase CgtA, with protein MRFIDEAVVTVKAGDGGNGIASFRREKYVPRGGPDGGDGGKGGDIYVIAEDNTNTLVDYRYTRRHDAMRAENGHSRNCSGKGSDDLFLPVPIGTTVVDTETDEVLGDLIELGQTLLIAKGGDGGLGNTHFKSSTNQAPRKSTSGFEGELKVLKFELKVVADVGLIGLPNAGKSTFIRQVSAARPKVADYPFTTLVPNLGVVDIGRHRSFVMADIPGLIEGASEGAGLGIRFLKHVARTRRLLHVVDVKPIDGSDPVANARVILNELERFSPELSNLPQILILNKIDQVPDEELDELCTHIVAELDWTGDVFRTSTLMGEGTDAVKYHLMNEIELERERELEDPIFAEAQRTRFERLEVEVRLNTEAQREAYRAARKAAREGVDLSDDDADFDDDDEDGVEVIYVP; from the coding sequence ATGCGATTTATTGATGAAGCCGTCGTAACGGTAAAAGCAGGTGACGGTGGTAACGGAATCGCCAGTTTTCGCCGAGAAAAGTATGTCCCACGTGGTGGACCTGATGGTGGAGATGGTGGCAAGGGCGGAGATATTTACGTCATTGCAGAGGATAACACCAACACCCTAGTGGACTATCGTTATACCCGTCGTCACGATGCTATGCGAGCAGAGAATGGCCACAGTAGAAACTGTTCAGGCAAGGGCTCTGATGATTTGTTTTTACCAGTACCTATCGGTACCACGGTAGTTGATACCGAAACTGACGAAGTGTTGGGTGACTTGATTGAACTTGGTCAGACGTTACTGATTGCCAAAGGTGGTGATGGTGGTTTGGGCAATACCCATTTTAAGAGCTCTACCAACCAAGCACCACGTAAATCGACGTCTGGTTTTGAAGGTGAGTTAAAAGTTCTTAAATTTGAGCTAAAAGTTGTGGCTGATGTTGGCTTGATTGGTTTGCCTAATGCTGGCAAATCTACCTTTATTCGTCAAGTCTCTGCTGCTAGACCAAAAGTTGCTGACTATCCGTTTACCACCCTCGTTCCGAATCTAGGTGTGGTTGATATCGGTCGTCATCGCTCATTTGTGATGGCAGATATTCCAGGTTTGATCGAAGGTGCTTCAGAAGGTGCTGGACTTGGCATTCGTTTCTTAAAACATGTGGCTCGTACTCGTCGTCTGTTACATGTGGTTGATGTAAAACCAATTGATGGCAGCGATCCGGTAGCCAACGCTCGTGTTATCTTGAATGAACTTGAGCGTTTTTCGCCTGAGTTATCCAACTTGCCCCAGATTTTGATATTAAACAAAATTGATCAGGTGCCTGACGAAGAGTTAGATGAGCTTTGTACTCATATTGTCGCTGAGCTTGATTGGACAGGCGATGTATTTCGCACGTCAACCTTAATGGGTGAAGGGACTGATGCAGTTAAATATCATTTAATGAATGAGATTGAACTAGAGCGTGAGCGTGAACTAGAAGATCCTATCTTCGCTGAAGCACAAAGAACCCGTTTTGAGCGCTTAGAAGTAGAAGTGCGTCTAAACACTGAGGCGCAGCGTGAAGCCTATCGTGCGGCTCGTAAAGCGGCTCGCGAAGGTGTAGATTTAAGCGACGACGATGCTGATTTTGACGATGACGACGAAGATGGTGTTGAGGTCATTTATGTTCCTTAA
- the proB gene encoding glutamate 5-kinase, producing MAGDIENTTEEARFIKQTRNFDIQRVIVKIGSSLLTNNGRGLDRTAIYEWAKQIAKLHKQGVEVLLVSSGAVAEGVVRMNLEERPKKLAALQACASIGQMGLIETWWSALIQHGIQSSQLLLTHDDLSNRSRYLNTTGALTQLLEWRVLPVINENDTITIDEIKFGDNDTLGAMAAAMVNADLYIILTDQDGVFTDNPRDNPNAKMIRQERAMADYLFDIAGDGGKLGRGGMLTKIRAGRLAAMGGCPTVIVSGAIDDVITRVVSGEAVGTLLTTNDQDKIIARKQWLAAHLRMSGTLIVDAGAAKAVVEHHKSLLPVGVVEVRGDFDEGDVVEVVHQDTGERLAVGQVNFSSRDACRVARERTEQFDRILGNNEERVVMVHRDNLALTM from the coding sequence ATGGCAGGTGACATAGAAAACACGACCGAAGAAGCAAGGTTTATTAAACAAACTCGCAACTTTGATATTCAGCGCGTTATTGTCAAGATTGGCTCATCGTTGTTAACCAATAACGGTCGAGGGCTGGATCGAACTGCCATATACGAGTGGGCCAAACAGATTGCCAAGCTGCATAAGCAGGGCGTCGAAGTGCTATTGGTATCGTCAGGTGCTGTTGCTGAAGGTGTGGTACGAATGAACCTTGAGGAGCGACCGAAGAAATTAGCAGCACTACAGGCCTGTGCTTCTATTGGTCAAATGGGTTTGATTGAAACGTGGTGGTCAGCATTAATCCAACATGGTATTCAAAGCTCGCAGCTGCTACTGACGCATGATGATTTGTCTAATCGTAGCCGTTATCTCAATACGACGGGCGCGTTGACACAATTACTAGAGTGGCGCGTGCTACCAGTCATCAATGAAAACGACACTATTACCATTGATGAAATTAAATTTGGTGATAATGATACTTTGGGCGCGATGGCGGCGGCGATGGTCAATGCCGATTTATATATCATTTTAACTGATCAAGATGGGGTGTTTACGGACAACCCACGTGACAATCCTAATGCAAAAATGATTCGCCAAGAGCGTGCGATGGCGGATTACTTATTTGATATTGCAGGAGATGGTGGCAAGCTTGGTCGCGGCGGTATGCTGACCAAAATTCGTGCTGGTCGTCTCGCTGCAATGGGTGGCTGTCCAACCGTTATCGTGAGCGGTGCTATCGATGATGTTATCACTCGTGTGGTGTCAGGCGAAGCGGTCGGTACTTTGTTGACCACCAATGATCAAGACAAAATCATTGCACGTAAACAATGGCTTGCCGCACATTTGCGTATGTCAGGCACTCTAATAGTCGATGCAGGCGCAGCAAAAGCTGTAGTTGAGCATCACAAGAGCTTGCTACCGGTCGGCGTTGTGGAAGTACGCGGTGATTTCGATGAAGGTGACGTGGTTGAGGTGGTGCATCAAGATACGGGCGAGCGTTTAGCGGTTGGACAAGTGAACTTCTCATCTCGGGATGCTTGCCGAGTGGCTCGTGAGCGTACTGAGCAGTTTGATAGGATTCTTGGTAATAATGAAGAGCGTGTGGTCATGGTACACCGTGATAATTTAGCGCTGACCATGTAG
- the hemE gene encoding uroporphyrinogen decarboxylase, translating into MSASDNSNSIQQEFAPLKNDRLLRALRFESIDTTPVWMMRQAGRYLPEYKATRAEAGDFMSLCKDTDRATEVTLQPLRRYDLDAAILFSDILTIPDAMGLGLYFEAGEGPKFKYPIRTQADLDRLPVLEPNDSLDYVMRAVTSIRKALNGQVPLFGFSGSPWTLATYMIEGGSSKDYRYTKGFLYSNPDFLHQLLDKLATSVIDYLDAQVVAGAQILQIFDSWGGALGHRQFIDFSHAYNKRIVAELKVRHPQIPVVLFTKGGGLWLDVQADSQADVLGLDWTMPIDRARQVLAESQRQLTKQHKKLQSSKAIQGNLDPATLYGSPATIRAEVNAMLDSAYASGEKTGYIANLGHGITQWVNPDNAKVFIDAVHDYKI; encoded by the coding sequence ATGAGTGCTTCAGACAATAGTAACTCGATTCAGCAAGAATTTGCGCCTTTAAAGAACGACAGATTGTTACGGGCATTACGCTTTGAATCAATAGACACCACGCCAGTCTGGATGATGCGTCAAGCTGGTCGTTATTTACCAGAATATAAGGCCACTCGTGCAGAGGCGGGCGACTTTATGAGTCTGTGCAAAGATACGGACCGTGCCACTGAAGTCACTTTACAGCCACTACGCCGCTATGATTTAGATGCTGCTATCTTATTTAGTGATATTTTGACCATACCTGACGCTATGGGTCTAGGCTTATACTTTGAGGCGGGCGAAGGTCCTAAGTTTAAATATCCTATTCGTACGCAAGCAGACTTAGATAGATTGCCAGTACTTGAACCCAATGATTCTCTTGATTATGTCATGCGTGCGGTGACGAGCATCCGCAAAGCATTAAATGGTCAAGTGCCGTTATTTGGTTTCTCTGGTAGTCCATGGACATTGGCCACCTACATGATTGAAGGCGGCAGCTCAAAAGACTATCGTTATACTAAAGGCTTTTTGTATAGCAACCCTGATTTTTTGCATCAATTATTAGATAAATTAGCCACTTCTGTCATTGATTATCTAGATGCACAGGTGGTCGCTGGCGCTCAAATCCTACAGATTTTTGATAGTTGGGGCGGGGCGCTTGGCCATCGTCAGTTTATCGATTTTTCTCATGCTTATAATAAGCGTATTGTTGCTGAATTAAAAGTACGCCATCCGCAGATACCAGTGGTATTATTTACCAAAGGCGGTGGGTTATGGTTGGATGTGCAAGCAGATAGTCAAGCTGATGTTTTAGGGTTAGATTGGACGATGCCCATTGATCGTGCACGCCAAGTATTGGCTGAAAGTCAGCGTCAATTGACCAAACAGCATAAAAAACTACAGAGTAGTAAAGCCATTCAAGGCAACTTGGATCCAGCAACATTGTATGGTTCACCTGCGACGATTCGTGCTGAAGTAAATGCAATGCTTGATAGTGCTTATGCAAGCGGCGAAAAAACGGGTTATATAGCAAACTTAGGTCATGGTATTACGCAGTGGGTCAATCCTGACAATGCCAAAGTATTTATCGATGCGGTGCACGATTATAAAATCTAA
- the argC gene encoding N-acetyl-gamma-glutamyl-phosphate reductase, with translation MISAAIVGGTGYTGIELIRLLSAHPEVSIDLLTSRSEAGTRADEIFPSLRGISDIVFSDLGDETLATLQKCDVVFFATPHGVAMKQAEALTQAGVKVIDLAADFRLQSLSDFEHWYQQSHACPELLKTAVYGLPEVNRDKLATALVVGNPGCYPTTAILGLKPIIDMQNKQAERLVESRIVIDAKSGVSGAGRQASLALNYAETTDNFKAYSVEGHRHLPEIEQGVAQLLDSQFTHRIRFLPHLVPMIRGMLSSIHLELTDAGAAIDWQQIFETCYESEAFIDVMPKGIYPDTRSVRASNRLRIAVHQDNERAELTVIVVQDNLVKGAAGQAIQNMNVMFGFDETMGLNFAPIVP, from the coding sequence ATGATTTCAGCAGCGATTGTTGGTGGTACAGGTTATACGGGTATTGAGCTGATTCGCTTGTTATCTGCGCATCCTGAAGTATCTATTGATTTACTAACCTCGCGTAGCGAAGCTGGTACACGAGCTGATGAGATATTTCCAAGCTTACGCGGTATATCAGATATTGTTTTTAGTGACTTGGGCGATGAAACGCTTGCAACGCTGCAAAAGTGTGATGTGGTCTTTTTTGCTACCCCACATGGCGTAGCGATGAAGCAAGCAGAGGCGCTAACGCAAGCTGGTGTGAAAGTCATTGATTTGGCTGCTGATTTTCGTTTGCAGTCGCTGTCCGATTTTGAGCACTGGTATCAACAGTCGCATGCTTGTCCTGAGCTGCTAAAGACAGCTGTTTATGGTTTACCTGAAGTGAATCGCGATAAACTTGCCACTGCTTTAGTCGTCGGTAATCCGGGTTGTTATCCGACCACTGCTATTTTGGGTTTGAAACCAATAATTGATATGCAAAATAAGCAAGCAGAAAGACTGGTGGAATCACGCATCGTTATCGATGCAAAGTCTGGTGTTTCTGGTGCTGGCCGCCAAGCTTCACTTGCGCTTAATTATGCTGAAACTACTGATAACTTTAAAGCTTATAGCGTTGAAGGACATCGTCACCTGCCCGAGATTGAGCAAGGCGTGGCGCAGTTATTAGACAGCCAGTTCACCCATCGCATTCGTTTTTTACCGCATCTTGTGCCGATGATACGTGGCATGCTGAGCTCTATTCATCTTGAGCTGACGGATGCGGGTGCTGCTATTGATTGGCAGCAGATATTTGAAACATGCTATGAATCAGAAGCGTTTATTGATGTCATGCCAAAAGGTATTTATCCAGATACCCGTAGTGTCCGCGCCAGCAACCGTTTACGCATTGCTGTGCATCAAGACAATGAACGGGCTGAATTAACAGTGATTGTCGTACAAGACAATTTGGTAAAAGGCGCTGCAGGACAAGCGATACAAAACATGAATGTCATGTTCGGATTCGATGAAACAATGGGTCTAAACTTTGCACCTATTGTTCCGTAG
- a CDS encoding ATP-dependent Clp protease adaptor ClpS, whose amino-acid sequence MIKQTLLQALPTVADWHFPTIPAHRAQDGDTDGETSPQADVLVAEPEVAKPPMYAVVMYNDNYTPMEFVVYILQSEFRHSMDSAVEVMLTIHNSSKGIAGIYPKDIAETKAKKVNSLAHREGYPLLTQIEPHQGE is encoded by the coding sequence ATGATAAAACAAACCCTATTGCAAGCGTTGCCAACTGTTGCTGATTGGCACTTTCCAACCATACCTGCTCATCGTGCACAAGATGGCGATACGGACGGCGAGACCTCGCCACAAGCAGATGTACTGGTAGCAGAGCCAGAAGTGGCTAAGCCGCCTATGTATGCCGTCGTTATGTATAATGATAATTATACGCCGATGGAGTTCGTTGTTTATATTTTACAGTCTGAATTTCGTCATAGTATGGATTCGGCAGTCGAAGTTATGCTGACGATTCATAACAGTAGCAAAGGTATTGCTGGTATCTATCCTAAAGATATCGCTGAGACCAAAGCCAAAAAAGTAAACAGTCTGGCACATCGTGAAGGCTATCCATTATTGACCCAGATTGAGCCACATCAAGGTGAATAA
- a CDS encoding AAA family ATPase: MLSRHLEVSLRLAMTLARQKSHEYLTVEHLLLALLENTHAANTLTACNANVSTLRTELEAYINKHTPTVDADTEQSPQPTQSFDRILQRAIFHVQSIGGGRLVEGSDILVSMFSEHDTYAVYLLKKQGISRLELTQYLSHGQDKDEPSEPRASMTGERRSASEKTSKDPLVEFATNLNQRAAEGKTDPLIGRGPEIERAAQVLCRRRKNNPLLVGEPGVGKTSIAEGLAWLIINDKAPKPLNGCVIYSLDIGSLIAGTKYRGDFEKRMKSLLDALKKKPNAILFIDEIHMIIGAGSSMSSNMDVSNLIKPALANGELRCIGSTTFTEYRQVFEKDHALSRRFQKIDVKEPSVDDTIDILRGLKPRYEEFHNVEYTDEALVTAVQLSAKHIHERFLPDKAIDVIDEAGAYKRLGVIPDADDIDAEESFIADIEQDFDAQIDADVEGLDGDTYSDSEMQDEAETAKVNDRAKSFSESKSAKAKKKPPMKIDVADIEAIVAKLARIPPKSVSSDDKSILQHLDRDLKHLVFGQDEAIETLADAIKLSRAGLKAPDKPIGSFMFAGPTGVGKTEVSRQLANLLGVELVRFDMSEYMEAHTASRLIGAPPGYVGYDQGGLLTEKINQHPHCVLLLDEIEKAHPDVFNLLLQVMDHGTLTDNNGRVAIFKQVIVIMTTNVGADSISRSSMGFTQQDHSRDNTESLKRVFTPEFRNRLDAIIQFNPLDTSVVVSVVDKFLVELQVQLDDKQVTLEIDDEVRDYLANKGYDRLMGARPMQRLIQDEIKKSLASMILFGDLVNGGVVHLTLEPEANDEQDGDSVKLDKYSGKTDYKSTDKGSADSRIILTVVETHEPHPDSESLAS; encoded by the coding sequence ATGTTAAGTCGTCATCTTGAAGTTTCTTTGCGTTTAGCAATGACACTTGCGCGCCAAAAATCGCATGAGTACCTCACTGTTGAGCATCTGTTATTGGCGTTATTAGAGAATACTCACGCTGCCAATACATTAACTGCCTGTAATGCCAATGTTTCAACGTTGCGTACCGAGTTAGAAGCTTATATCAATAAGCATACACCAACGGTAGACGCAGACACCGAGCAGTCACCGCAGCCGACCCAAAGCTTTGATCGTATTCTACAGCGTGCTATTTTCCATGTACAATCTATTGGTGGTGGTCGCCTTGTTGAAGGCTCAGATATTTTAGTGTCTATGTTTTCAGAGCACGATACTTATGCCGTTTATTTGCTCAAAAAGCAGGGTATTAGTCGTCTTGAGCTGACCCAGTACTTATCACATGGTCAAGATAAAGACGAGCCATCCGAGCCACGTGCTTCTATGACGGGTGAACGCCGTAGTGCCTCAGAAAAAACCAGTAAGGATCCCTTGGTTGAGTTTGCGACCAACCTAAACCAGCGGGCTGCCGAAGGTAAGACTGATCCATTGATTGGACGTGGCCCTGAAATTGAGCGCGCCGCTCAAGTGCTATGCCGCCGCCGTAAAAATAACCCGTTATTGGTGGGCGAGCCAGGCGTTGGTAAAACCTCGATTGCTGAAGGCTTGGCGTGGTTGATTATTAATGATAAAGCACCGAAACCATTGAACGGCTGTGTGATTTATAGCCTTGATATTGGCTCATTAATTGCTGGTACTAAATATCGCGGTGATTTTGAAAAACGCATGAAGTCACTGCTTGATGCGCTAAAGAAAAAGCCCAATGCAATCTTATTTATTGATGAGATTCATATGATTATTGGCGCAGGGTCGTCAATGAGTAGCAATATGGACGTATCAAACTTGATTAAGCCAGCACTTGCTAATGGTGAGCTGCGCTGTATCGGCTCAACTACCTTTACCGAATACCGTCAAGTGTTTGAAAAAGACCATGCACTGTCACGTCGTTTCCAGAAGATTGATGTCAAAGAGCCGAGTGTTGACGATACAATTGATATTTTACGCGGTCTGAAGCCTCGTTATGAGGAATTTCATAACGTCGAATATACCGATGAAGCGTTGGTCACCGCCGTTCAATTATCTGCTAAGCATATTCACGAGCGTTTCTTACCAGATAAAGCGATTGATGTGATTGACGAAGCAGGTGCCTATAAGCGTTTAGGCGTAATTCCTGATGCTGATGATATTGATGCAGAAGAAAGCTTCATTGCGGATATAGAGCAAGACTTTGATGCTCAGATTGATGCCGATGTTGAGGGTCTCGATGGCGATACGTATAGCGATAGCGAAATGCAGGATGAAGCGGAAACTGCAAAAGTCAATGATCGTGCCAAATCGTTCAGTGAGTCAAAAAGTGCCAAAGCTAAGAAAAAACCACCGATGAAAATCGATGTGGCGGATATTGAGGCGATTGTTGCCAAGCTTGCACGTATTCCCCCCAAGTCAGTATCAAGTGATGATAAGAGTATTCTTCAGCACTTAGATCGTGATCTTAAACACTTAGTGTTTGGTCAAGATGAGGCCATTGAAACATTAGCCGACGCCATTAAGCTATCACGTGCCGGTCTCAAAGCACCAGATAAGCCAATTGGTTCCTTCATGTTTGCCGGTCCTACCGGGGTTGGTAAAACAGAGGTCTCGCGTCAGCTAGCAAACTTATTGGGTGTCGAGTTAGTTCGTTTTGATATGTCAGAATATATGGAAGCCCATACCGCATCGCGTTTGATTGGTGCGCCTCCTGGCTATGTCGGTTATGATCAAGGTGGTTTGTTGACTGAAAAAATCAATCAACATCCACATTGTGTTTTATTGCTTGATGAGATTGAAAAAGCGCACCCTGATGTCTTCAACTTGTTACTGCAAGTCATGGATCATGGTACGTTGACTGATAACAATGGTCGTGTGGCTATCTTTAAGCAAGTCATTGTGATTATGACGACCAACGTCGGTGCTGATAGTATTAGCCGCTCTTCAATGGGCTTTACTCAGCAAGACCATAGCCGTGATAATACGGAGTCGCTCAAACGTGTCTTTACGCCAGAGTTCCGTAACCGTTTAGATGCCATCATCCAATTTAACCCATTAGATACCTCCGTGGTGGTATCTGTGGTTGATAAATTTTTGGTTGAGCTACAAGTTCAGCTTGATGATAAACAAGTCACCTTAGAGATTGATGACGAAGTACGCGATTACTTGGCTAACAAAGGCTATGATCGCCTAATGGGTGCACGCCCAATGCAGCGTCTGATTCAAGATGAGATCAAAAAGTCATTGGCAAGTATGATTTTGTTTGGTGATTTGGTCAATGGTGGGGTAGTACATCTTACCTTAGAGCCTGAAGCTAATGATGAGCAAGATGGTGATTCTGTTAAGCTTGATAAGTACAGTGGTAAGACGGATTATAAGTCTACAGATAAAGGATCAGCAGATAGTCGTATTATCTTGACGGTCGTTGAGACTCATGAGCCACATCCAGACTCTGAGTCACTCGCCAGCTAA
- a CDS encoding uracil-DNA glycosylase, translating to MELFDEQTPKTPAQKQAILDNVRLPEDWKKALANELTSNNMDDLRAFLKEAYQSENSIYPPAPLIFNALNLTPLSQVKVVILGQDPYHGPGQAMGLSFSVPKAIPKPPSLNNLLKEMASDVGIAPSKHGDLTYWAQQGVLLLNSSLTVRESEPNSHQNKGWEQFTDAVIDVVNEQTEHTVFILWGSKAQKKGKYINTDKHLILTAVHPSPLAANRGGFFGSKPFSKTNDYLVQYGQTPIDWQLPQ from the coding sequence ATGGAATTATTCGATGAACAAACGCCAAAAACGCCAGCGCAAAAGCAGGCGATTTTAGATAATGTACGCTTGCCAGAAGATTGGAAAAAGGCGTTAGCAAACGAGTTAACTTCTAATAATATGGACGACTTGCGTGCGTTTTTAAAAGAAGCCTATCAATCAGAAAACAGTATCTATCCGCCAGCACCTTTAATATTTAACGCGTTAAACCTGACCCCTTTATCACAGGTTAAAGTCGTGATACTAGGTCAAGATCCTTATCATGGACCAGGGCAGGCAATGGGCTTATCGTTTTCAGTGCCCAAAGCCATTCCAAAGCCACCCTCACTCAATAATTTGTTAAAAGAGATGGCAAGTGACGTTGGTATCGCACCCTCAAAACATGGCGACCTGACTTACTGGGCGCAGCAAGGAGTTTTGCTATTAAATAGCTCTCTGACCGTGCGAGAAAGTGAGCCAAATAGCCATCAAAATAAAGGTTGGGAGCAGTTTACCGATGCGGTGATTGATGTGGTTAATGAACAAACAGAACATACCGTATTTATATTGTGGGGCAGTAAAGCACAGAAAAAAGGCAAATATATCAATACTGATAAGCATCTTATTCTCACCGCTGTGCACCCATCACCACTTGCTGCCAATCGTGGTGGATTCTTTGGTTCCAAGCCGTTTTCTAAGACCAATGATTATCTGGTACAGTATGGGCAAACGCCTATCGATTGGCAATTACCGCAATAG
- the tadA gene encoding tRNA adenosine(34) deaminase TadA, translated as MKHKQNISLKPYPTANSQLVIEDMQASTFWSLQDMSWMNIALKLARQGAERGEVPVGAILVHDQQIIGQGFNEPIGRYDATAHAEIVALREACARLKNYRLPLQTTLYVTLEPCTMCIGALIHARVDRLVYAASEPRAGMVGSQINLPIQPFYNHAIEVHNGLCREHSSQMLKTFFRERRKAAKRKDNISC; from the coding sequence ATGAAACATAAACAAAATATAAGCTTGAAGCCATATCCAACCGCAAATAGCCAGTTAGTTATTGAAGATATGCAAGCCAGCACATTTTGGTCACTTCAAGATATGAGCTGGATGAACATAGCTCTTAAACTTGCTAGGCAAGGTGCTGAGCGTGGAGAAGTGCCGGTAGGAGCGATACTGGTACACGACCAGCAGATTATTGGTCAAGGATTTAATGAACCAATTGGGCGTTACGATGCGACCGCTCATGCCGAGATTGTCGCATTAAGAGAAGCGTGTGCGCGCTTAAAAAACTATCGTTTACCATTACAGACAACGTTATATGTTACCTTAGAGCCTTGTACGATGTGTATCGGAGCGCTCATTCATGCGCGGGTCGATAGATTGGTTTATGCAGCAAGCGAGCCACGAGCGGGTATGGTTGGTAGTCAGATAAATTTACCGATACAGCCTTTTTATAATCATGCTATCGAAGTACATAATGGCTTATGTCGTGAGCATAGCAGCCAGATGCTTAAGACCTTTTTCCGTGAACGACGAAAAGCGGCAAAAAGGAAAGACAATATAAGCTGTTAA